The DNA sequence AAAAATCCCCGCAGACTGACCCCGGAAGAATGCAAACACTTGATGGGATACCCTGATCGGTTCAGAATCCACGATACGGGGGTTTCAGACACACAGCTTTACCGGCAGTTTGGAAATTCAGTTGTTGTACCGGTAGTGCAGGCAGTTGCCGCAAACATGCTGGATGTTTTCCGCCAATATAAAAGACAGGAGGAACGCCGGAAGCAAAGGGAAGCGGTACTGAATGGCAGAGCGTCCGCATCAGAGAAAGTCAGTGCACGAGCTTCTGAATAAGCCTCTTGAGCGTAGCATCCCGTTTATCTTTCTTCAGGTCACATTCCCACACGGTAATGATTCTCCAGCCGTGTCTTTTCAGTTGAGTACAGCTTTCAGTGTCCTTGGCCTTGTTGCGGTTGATCTTGTCCAGCCACCATTGGGTGCGGGTCTTGGGAACAACAAAGTATCTGCACCCCTCATGGCCATGCCAGAAGCAACCGTGAATGAAGATCACCGTGTTGTACTTTTTCAGGATGATGTCAGGCTTTCCAGGCAGGTGCTTATCATGCAACCGGTAACGGAAACCGTTGGTGTGAAGAAACCGGCGCACGAGCATTTCAGGTTTCGTGTCCTTGCCCCTGATCCG is a window from the Flavobacteriales bacterium genome containing:
- the vsr gene encoding DNA mismatch endonuclease Vsr; the protein is MADVHEPGVRSYNMSRIRGKDTKPEMLVRRFLHTNGFRYRLHDKHLPGKPDIILKKYNTVIFIHGCFWHGHEGCRYFVVPKTRTQWWLDKINRNKAKDTESCTQLKRHGWRIITVWECDLKKDKRDATLKRLIQKLVH